The Sphingomonas aliaeris genome segment GGGCCGGGCGATACGGCGGCCCCCTTCGCGTGATCATCCGTATCGCGAGCACTCCACCCACCCCCGGCCCCTCCCTTCCAGGGAGGGGAGAAGATCAACGCCCTGCCATCCCCGGCGGGACGCGGAGAAGACCAGAATGAACCCTTTCGACCTTTCAGGAAAAGTTGCCGTCGTCACCGGCGCGAACACCGGTATCGGGCAGGCGATCGCCGTCGCGCTGGCGGCCGCGGGCGCCGACGTGGCGTGCGTCGGCCGGACCCCGGCGGACGATACGGTCGCGCAGATCCGGGCGCTGGGTCGCCGGGCCGAGATCGTGTCCGCCGACCTGTCCTCGATCGAGCCGGTGCAACGGGTTGTCGACGAAACGCTGGAAAAGCTTGGTGGGCTGGACATTCTGGTCAACAATGCCGGCATTATCCGCCGCGCGGATGCCGTTGATTTCACGGAGGAAGATTGGGATGCCGTGGTCGATACCAACATGAAGTCGGTATTTTTCCTGTGCCAGGCGGCGGGCCGTCACATGATCGCGCAGGGCAAGGGCAAGATCATCAACATCGCGTCGATGCTGACGTTCCAGGGCGGCATCCGCGTGCCGAGCTATACCGCGTCCAAATCGGGTATCGGTGGGCTGACCAAGCTGCTGGCGAACGAATGGGCGGCGAAGGGGATCAACGTCAACGCGATCGCCCCCGGCTATATCGCGACCAACAACACGACGGCGTTGCAGGCCGACGAGGCGCGCAACAAGTCGATCGTCGATCGCATCCCCGCCGCGCGGTGGGGCGATGCCAGCGATCTGGGCGGGGCGGCGGTGTTCCTCGCATCGGCGGCGGCGGACTATGTCCAGGGCCATATCCTTGCGGTCGATGGCGGCTGGCTGGCACGCTGATGGGACAATTTCTCGCATTCGGGGAGATGATGCTCCGCTTGTCCCCGCCGGGCCGCGAACTGCTGATGCAGACGCCGCGATTCGACGTGTGGGTGGCGGGTGCCGAGGCGAACGTCGTCACGCAACTGGCGAAGCTGGGCCATCATGTCGGGTTCGCGACGATGGTGCCGGACAACGATCTCGGCCGCTCGGCGATCGCGACATTGCGCGGACACGGCGTCGATACGTCGGCGATCCAGTTTGGCGGCGAACGGATGGGGCTGTATTTCGTCACGTCGGGCGCGGGGATGCGCGCGACCGAAGTGATTTACGACCGCGCCTGGTCGTCCTTCGCGCAAGCCCCCTTTTCGGGGTGGCAGTGGGATGAATTGCTGGACGGCGTGGACCGGTTGCACCTGTCGGGCATCACGCCCGCGCTCGGTCCAGTGCCGGCGGAAAGTGCACTGGCCGCGGTACGCGCGGCGTCGGAACGCGGGGTCGCGGTATCGTTCGACGGCAATTGGCGTGGCAAGCTATGGGAACGGTGGGATTCGAACCCGCGCGACATCCTGAACCAGTTGGTGGCGGAGGCGGATCTGATGTTCGGCAATCACCGCGACATCGCATTGCTGCTGGACCGCGAATTCTCCGCCGATGCGGAGGTGCGCCGACGGGAGGCCGCGGATGCCGCCTTCAGCGCATTCCCGAAGCTTCGGACGATCGCCTCGACCGCGCGCCACGTCGATCATGTCGACCTGCACCGCCTGTCCGCGCGCGTCGACACTCGCGAGGGCCATGCCCAGACGGAGGAAGTGACGCTGGCCGGGATCGTCGACCGGATCGGCGGGGGCGACGCCTTTGCCGCCGGCGTTCTCCACGCGCTGCGATCGGGTGGCGACAGCGCCGCCGCCGCCAGCACGGGACTGGCACTCGCCGCGCTGAAGCATTCGTTGCCGGGCGATGCGAGCCTGTTCCGTCAGGCCGATGTCGATGCGTATCTCGCCGGGGGTCTCGACGTCCGGCGTTGAGGGCTGGACGCGCCGCGGCGTGATCGGCGCGGGGGCTGCGGCGGCTTTGGCCGGCGCGCGCGCAACCGCTGCACTCCCCGCGGATCCGATCGTTCGTGCGCCCGCCGGAGCATTCGCAGGAGCGCGCGAAGACGGCGTGACGGGGTTTCGCGGCATTCGTTATGGTCGCGCCGAACGCTTTCGATCGCCGACACCTGTCGCCCCGCCCCGGCAGGTAGTCGCCGCGCGGGAATTCGGCCCGGTCGCCCCTCAGAACGGACCGTATACGCCGCAGTCCGAAGACTGCCTTTTCCTCAACATCTGGACGCCCGCGCCTGATCGCCGCGCAGCGCGTCCGGTGATGGTCTACATCCATGGCGGCGCTTATTCGAACGGCAGCGTCACCGATCCGTTGAACGACGGCGCAACGCTGGCCGCGCACGGCGACGTCGTCGTGGTGACGATCAATCACCGGCTGAACGCGTTCGGATATCTGTATCTCGCGCGGATCGACCCGCGCTTTCCCGACAGCGGCAATGCCGGGCAACTGGACCTGATCCTCGCGCTGCGCTGGATCGGCGAGAATATCGCGGCGTTCGGGGGCGATCCGGGGCGGGTGATGGTCTTCGGCCAGTCCGGCGGCGGCGCGAAGATCGCGACGTTGATGGGGATGCCGGCCGCGCAGGGCCTGTTCCACCGCGCGGCGACGATGAGCGGGCAGCAGGTCACGGCGTCGGGACCGATCAACGCGACGCTGCGCGCGCGGGCCTTTCTGGCGAAACTTGGCGTGGCGGAGCGCGATCTGTCGCCTTTGCTAGCTATGCCCGCGCAAAAGTTGGTCGATGCGCTAGCCACCACCGATCCGATCCTTGGCGGCGGTGTGTATTTCGGGCCCGTGCTGGATATGACGTGGCTGACCCGGCATCCGTTCTGGCCCGATGCCAACCCGCAATCGCGCGGCATCCCGATGATCCTCGGCAATACGCAGGACGAGACGCGCGGCTTCATTTCTCCTGCGTCCGCACGGATACGGGCGCTGACCTGGGACAATCTCGCCGCGACGATGGCGCCCGAACTGCGCATCGACGTGCTGCCCGAATGGGTCGTGGCGCAATTCCGTGCGCGCTACCCGGGCTGGTCGCCGGAACAGATATTCTACCGCGCGACGACTGCTGCCCGAAGCTGGCGCGGCCAGATCATCGAGGCGGAGGCGCGGGCGGCGCAAGGCACGCGGACGTGGGTGTACCAGCTGGATTTCGCATCGCGCACCAACCCGCGGAAAGGTGCCTTCCATACGCTCGACATTCCGTTGGTGTTCGGGACGCTTGGGGCCGCGGGGTCGGAAACCGGAACCGGGGCGGATGCGCGCGCGGCGAGTGCCGCGTTGCAGGATGCGTTCGTCGCCTTTGCGCGTACCGGCGATCCGAACCGTGCGGGATCGGCCGGGTGGCCGGTCTACGATCTCGCACGACGCGCGACCTTGGTGGTCGATGCGCGGTCCAGGGTGGTGGATGATCCGCGCCGGTGGGAACGCGAGCAGTTCGCGCGCATTCCGTATATCCAGCCCGGGAGCTAGGCCGCACGCCTCATTTGGCCGCGACGGGTTTGGCCAGCGGATAGGAGATGATCAGCGACAAGGACTTGCCCCCGGTCTGTCGGATGCCGACCGTCGCGCCGCTGTACAGATAGGCCGTCATACCGGGCGTGAGCGTCCTGCGCTCCCCGCCCGACGTCACCTCGCCGGTGCCGGACAGGACGTAATATACTTCGTCATGATCGATCCGGTGCACCCCGATCGCCGCGCCGCGGTGCAGGATGCGCTTGCGGAACTCCATCGTCCGGCCGTCGACGCCGTCGCTGATCCGGTACGCCGTGCTCATCCCGATCGCGCCATGCGGGGGCGGCTCGCGCCGGATCGTGGCGCGTTCTTCGATCACGACCATCGGACGTTCGGCGGCAGGGACCGAAGCCACCGCCGCCTGTGCCGCGACCAGCGTCAGGATCGCGCCGATCATCGTCAGAACTTGAAGCGTGCGCCGAAGTAGAACTGCCGTCCCGTATGGTGCGACACGCTCAGGCGATCGGCGGCGCTGTCGATATACTGATCGACATATTCGTCGGTCAGGTTGATCGCCTCCAGTGTCAGCGACACGTTCTCGGTCACCTTCACCGATGCCGACATATCGACGTTGATCGTCCCGTGCGTACCTTCGACATCGTTGAACGTCGGCTTACCCGCATTGGGGTTGAACACCGGACCCGTTCCCGCCGGCACGCCGTTGCGACCCGGAACCGAGGTCAGGAAGCCGCTGCGATACGCGACCGAACCACGCAACGAGAAGATCTTGTCCTCATAGTACAATGTGCCGTTCGCGCTGTGCTTCGACAAATTGACCAGCGGTTGCGTCACCGTAGGCGAACCGACCGGCGCGGCGAGCGGATAGACGATGTTCGAATCCACATAGGTGTAGTTCGCCTGCACGCCCAGATTGCTAAGCGCACCTGGCAGGAACTTCAGCTGCGACTGGAAGCCGACCTCGATCCCCTTCAGCTTGCCGCCGGGGCTGTCGACCGGCTGCGTGACCGTGAACAGGTCGGTCGCCGACGCGTTCGTTCCCGTCAGCAGGCTTTCCGGCAGGCCCAACTGGTTGAACGGAATGGTATCCGTACTGGTCGCCACGAAGGACGAGATGTCCTTGTAGAACAGGCCGACGACGAAGGACGACCCGCGCGAGAAATACCATTCGAACGACAGGTCGACGTCGGTCGCCTTGGTCGGGCTGACGAACGGATTGCCCAGCGACAACGTGCGGTTGCCGCCGCTCACCGAGAAGGAACCGCCCGGGCTGAGCGTGCCGATGTTCGGCCGTGCGATGACGCGCGCCGCGGCCGCACGGACGACGAAGTCCGGGGTCAGGTTGACGCTGAGGTTCGCCGAGGGGAGCCAGTTGCGATACGTGCGATCGACATCGACCAGCAGAAAGCCCGTCGCCGTATTCTGATAACCGGTCGAGCTCTGGCGGGTTTCGACGAAGCGCAACCCTGCGTCCGCCTTCACGTCCAGCCCGGCGACTTCACCCTTGTAGACGAGCTGGCCGAAACCGCCGATGTCGCGTTCGCTGACCGTCGTGAAGTTACCCCGTGCCGAGGCATTGGTGATGCCCGTCAGCGCGAAGCGGCCGGTGTTCGAATAGATGCCCAGCGTGTTTGCGAACGCGCCCAGGTTCGGCACTACGAACGTCCCCGGCGTCCCGCCGAGCGCCGTATCCGGGCTGAACGAATAGAGCGTCGAGAGTGGGCCGAGTTGCCCCGCCCCCACCAGACCCGCCACATCGGTTTCGCTGGTACGGCGATATTCCTCCGACGAGAAATTATACTTCTTATAATCGCCGCCGATCACGATGCTGAGCGGATCGCTGAGCTTGTACGCCAATTGCGCGCGGCCGACGCGGAAGTCGTTG includes the following:
- the kduD gene encoding 2-dehydro-3-deoxy-D-gluconate 5-dehydrogenase KduD, coding for MNPFDLSGKVAVVTGANTGIGQAIAVALAAAGADVACVGRTPADDTVAQIRALGRRAEIVSADLSSIEPVQRVVDETLEKLGGLDILVNNAGIIRRADAVDFTEEDWDAVVDTNMKSVFFLCQAAGRHMIAQGKGKIINIASMLTFQGGIRVPSYTASKSGIGGLTKLLANEWAAKGINVNAIAPGYIATNNTTALQADEARNKSIVDRIPAARWGDASDLGGAAVFLASAAADYVQGHILAVDGGWLAR
- a CDS encoding cupin domain-containing protein, with the translated sequence MIGAILTLVAAQAAVASVPAAERPMVVIEERATIRREPPPHGAIGMSTAYRISDGVDGRTMEFRKRILHRGAAIGVHRIDHDEVYYVLSGTGEVTSGGERRTLTPGMTAYLYSGATVGIRQTGGKSLSLIISYPLAKPVAAK
- a CDS encoding sugar kinase — protein: MGQFLAFGEMMLRLSPPGRELLMQTPRFDVWVAGAEANVVTQLAKLGHHVGFATMVPDNDLGRSAIATLRGHGVDTSAIQFGGERMGLYFVTSGAGMRATEVIYDRAWSSFAQAPFSGWQWDELLDGVDRLHLSGITPALGPVPAESALAAVRAASERGVAVSFDGNWRGKLWERWDSNPRDILNQLVAEADLMFGNHRDIALLLDREFSADAEVRRREAADAAFSAFPKLRTIASTARHVDHVDLHRLSARVDTREGHAQTEEVTLAGIVDRIGGGDAFAAGVLHALRSGGDSAAAASTGLALAALKHSLPGDASLFRQADVDAYLAGGLDVRR
- a CDS encoding carboxylesterase/lipase family protein, whose protein sequence is MRISPGVSTSGVEGWTRRGVIGAGAAAALAGARATAALPADPIVRAPAGAFAGAREDGVTGFRGIRYGRAERFRSPTPVAPPRQVVAAREFGPVAPQNGPYTPQSEDCLFLNIWTPAPDRRAARPVMVYIHGGAYSNGSVTDPLNDGATLAAHGDVVVVTINHRLNAFGYLYLARIDPRFPDSGNAGQLDLILALRWIGENIAAFGGDPGRVMVFGQSGGGAKIATLMGMPAAQGLFHRAATMSGQQVTASGPINATLRARAFLAKLGVAERDLSPLLAMPAQKLVDALATTDPILGGGVYFGPVLDMTWLTRHPFWPDANPQSRGIPMILGNTQDETRGFISPASARIRALTWDNLAATMAPELRIDVLPEWVVAQFRARYPGWSPEQIFYRATTAARSWRGQIIEAEARAAQGTRTWVYQLDFASRTNPRKGAFHTLDIPLVFGTLGAAGSETGTGADARAASAALQDAFVAFARTGDPNRAGSAGWPVYDLARRATLVVDARSRVVDDPRRWEREQFARIPYIQPGS